A genomic window from Nitrospirota bacterium includes:
- the cobJ gene encoding precorrin-3B C(17)-methyltransferase: MSQKGELYLIGFGPGSHDHLTFRAKKAIEQANVVVGYRTYIELVADLLEGKEIISTGMTEEIDRARSAVERAQKGDRVALVSSGDVGIYGMAGLVFEILSDMKWTPEGSDFSVEVIPGITALSAVSSLVGASLTHDFVAVSLSDLLTPWPVIEKRLHAAGQGDFVVALYNPQSKRRNWQLQKAQDVLLTYKKPDTPVAVVKSAYREGQRVVLTTLDQMAQAEVGMLTTILIGNDSTFRYLDFLITPRGYSGKYDLDSGEILHKGIDRPGLSLNRPPDFNVLKQQN, from the coding sequence ATGTCGCAAAAAGGGGAGCTTTACTTAATTGGTTTTGGGCCCGGGAGTCATGACCATCTGACCTTTAGAGCCAAGAAGGCGATTGAACAGGCCAACGTTGTTGTAGGCTACCGAACGTACATTGAGCTGGTCGCTGACCTTTTAGAAGGTAAAGAAATCATTTCTACCGGAATGACAGAAGAGATTGACCGCGCGAGGTCGGCGGTGGAACGGGCTCAAAAAGGGGACAGGGTGGCTCTGGTTTCCAGCGGCGATGTCGGAATTTACGGTATGGCGGGTCTTGTTTTTGAAATCTTGAGCGACATGAAATGGACCCCTGAAGGTTCTGATTTTTCGGTGGAAGTTATTCCGGGGATTACGGCGTTGTCCGCCGTTTCTTCCCTTGTCGGGGCCAGTTTGACGCATGATTTTGTCGCGGTTAGTTTAAGCGATCTTTTAACCCCCTGGCCGGTGATTGAGAAAAGGTTGCATGCGGCGGGACAGGGAGATTTCGTTGTGGCGCTTTATAATCCGCAAAGTAAACGGCGGAACTGGCAGCTCCAAAAGGCTCAGGATGTGTTATTGACCTATAAAAAACCCGACACGCCTGTTGCCGTCGTAAAGAGCGCCTATCGGGAAGGACAGAGGGTGGTTTTGACGACGCTTGATCAGATGGCGCAGGCTGAAGTGGGGATGTTGACGACGATCCTCATTGGAAATGATTCGACCTTCCGTTATCTTGATTTTTTAATTACGCCAAGAGGGTATTCAGGGAAATACGATCTTGATTCGGGAGAAATTTTGCATAAAGGAATTGACAGGCCGGGCCTATCGTTAAACAGGCCTCCTGATTTTAATGTTTTAAAACAACAAAACTAA
- the cobM gene encoding precorrin-4 C(11)-methyltransferase produces the protein MKKTMGTDKIYIVGAGPGDPDLLTVKGMRLLQEADVIIHAGSLVNPILLKFARPDAVLYDSAGMVLEEIVQVMLDSVRAGKKTVRLASGDPCIFGAVGEMTEPIIQAGLAYEIVPGVSSFLAGAAALKRELTVPEVAQTVILTRCEGRTPMPELERLKELGRHRTTLIIFLSVHLASKVQADLLTAYPPETPVAIVYRASWADEKMIRGTLENLQNLVKENKITKTALIYIGNFLESEGTRSKLYDASFTHGYRKASQ, from the coding sequence ATGAAAAAAACAATGGGTACAGATAAAATATATATCGTGGGAGCGGGGCCCGGTGATCCTGATTTATTGACTGTAAAAGGGATGCGTCTCCTTCAGGAAGCCGATGTGATTATTCACGCGGGCTCTTTGGTGAATCCGATTCTCCTTAAATTTGCCCGGCCTGATGCGGTTCTCTATGATAGCGCCGGAATGGTTCTGGAAGAAATCGTTCAAGTCATGCTCGACTCGGTTCGCGCGGGAAAAAAAACAGTTCGTCTGGCAAGCGGCGACCCCTGTATTTTCGGAGCGGTTGGCGAAATGACCGAGCCGATCATTCAAGCGGGTTTAGCGTATGAAATCGTTCCGGGTGTCAGTTCGTTTTTGGCCGGCGCCGCGGCGCTGAAACGGGAGTTGACGGTACCGGAAGTGGCGCAGACGGTTATTTTAACCCGCTGTGAAGGGAGGACTCCGATGCCGGAGTTGGAACGACTCAAAGAACTCGGTCGTCATCGGACCACGCTGATTATTTTTTTAAGCGTTCACCTGGCAAGCAAAGTTCAAGCCGACCTGTTGACCGCTTATCCCCCGGAGACCCCTGTTGCCATTGTTTATCGGGCCAGTTGGGCCGATGAAAAAATGATAAGAGGAACTCTCGAAAACCTACAAAACCTTGTCAAAGAAAATAAAATTACCAAGACCGCTTTAATTTATATCGGCAACTTTCTGGAATCTGAAGGAACCCGGTCTAAACTTTATGATGCTTCATTCACACATGGGTACAGGAAAGCTTCTCAATGA